The DNA sequence GGTTTTTCACTAGGTGAAGGTGGAGACTCAAACTCGTGTTATTGTGCTTCCTGAGATAAAGACACAGTGGGAGTGACAATGGTGGCTTTAGGAGACTCTGGTTTTTGGGAAGACATGGTAATTTTTTAAAACAAAGACACAAGAAAGATGGTTTCTGAGAGAAGAGGAAAGTTTGATGACTTTGATGTCGACAGTTGTGAGCGAGACAAGTCTTTTGGGGTTATTTAGAGGGAAGGAGGGACCGGTTACAATTGGGTGCAACAGACTAGGTAGACGGGTTGGTTTGTAACATGTGTAACGTTTGGGCTTAAAAAGGTATGGGAGAAAGGGCGGGCATATTTTAATAACGTGGCAATTTTAGCAATTTAAAATGTGTATGAGTGTAAGAGGAACTACTAACCTGAGTCaagggaaccaggttccctgactgATTTTTATAAATATGAGCCTCATCTTTCTACCAAATTGCAATATCATTAGCTGCTTGTTTGCCCTGTAATTGCCATGCGTGTTTACCTATAACGGTATAGAATTGAGTTAGAAATTatcagaaaatactttttagcaaTTTACCTTCATATTCCATCATAGCCAGCCattgagggaccaggttctcagtTCAATTTTATTAGTGCCAACTCCAGtcgattcttttcaaaattctcTCTGCTCaatgctttggtgaagatatcagCTACCTGGTCCACTGTTTTGCAAAATTTCATGCAGATGAGACCCTTTTCAATATTGTCCCTAAGAAAATGATGTCGCACATCAATATGCTTTGTCCTCTTATGCTGAATCGAGTTCTTTTCCATGTTGAGAGCAATTGTATTGTCACACAGTAGTGGCACACAATCAGAAAAGACATCAAAATCTTCTAGTTGTTTCTTGATCCATAACAATTGGGCACAACAAGAAGCAACTGCCACATATTCAGCTTCTGCAGTAGAGAGAGCTACAGAGTTTTGTTTCTTTGTACCCCATGAAATCAAGCATGATCCCAGAAAATGTGCCATCCCAGATGTACTCTTTCTATCCACCAAATTACCAGCATCAACATACCCAATTAAGTCAAAATTTTCTCCTGAGGGATAATAGAGGACCAGGTCCTGtgttcctttgagatacctcagAATTCTCTTAGTAGCTTTAAGATGAGATTCTTTTGGTCTTGATTGTAATCTAAGCATATAATCCCACACTGAGCACAATGTCAGGTCTGATGGctgtgagatacaagagtgaacCAATGATACCACGATACATGGTTTCATTCATAGAGGAACCATGTTCGTCCATGTCCAGATGAGTGGCTGTGGAAATAAGAGTATCAATGGTCTTTGAgctgtactcatgcccttccctgcatatgtttttgtgtgcagatccaggtgcgagctatcagcctcggggttagtacgtgccgctgattctaggagacttcaaggtacttctgcttacgtccgcagatcttcggagtccccttctactccctcgcctagatactttctttattatcctcaaacttttgtatagagctacatagattatagcagcttgtgacttagtgatattccgggtcttgaaaaattattttgtatatgccgagtggtaatactcttggctatttataatatgctgtttatacttaaaatgttgtgtttcctttatatttttcgcaatagtaggcttacctagtcgtaaagactaggtgccatcacgacaccttatggAGGGTTATTGGGCTCATGACACTTTGAATGCTCTCCGtcttgatcattcttatcatgtgaatctttcACAGTTAAGTAgtgtgattcatcaaagattacATGTACTCTTTCTTCGAcacattgagttcttttgttgtagACCTTGTATGCTTTGCTTTGTGAAGAATATCTAAGAAAGATCCCTTCATtacttttggcatcaaattttccCAGCACTTCCTTACCATTATTGAGAACAAAACATTTACAACCATATATTCTCAGGTAAGTCAGATTAGTTTTTCTCCCATTTAGCATTTCATATGGGGTCTTGTTTAGGAGGGACCTGATCATGTACCTGTTTATCAAATAGCTGGCAGTGTTCCCTACCTCAACCCAAAAGATCTTTGGTACACCACTGTCAATTAGACTCAtccttgccatgtcttcaagagtcctattttcCCTCTCCACAACACCACTTTGTTGGGGGTGCTTTAGGAGCTGAAAAATTATGACTAATACCATTTGCATCATAGAATTCGTCAAATTTTGTATTGTCGAACTCGGTACCATGATTAGATCTTATGCTTACAACATTATGGCTCATCTTCACTTGAATCTGTTTCACAAAGGTAGCAAATACTTGAAAATTTTCATTCTTGGTTCTGAGGAACAAGATCCAAGTGAATCTGGAGAAGTCATCTACAATAACAaagatgtacttctttcctccttTGCTGGGCATTCTCAAAgtccacacagatccatatgGAGAAGATCCAGTGGCCTTGAAGTGCTTACTTCCTTCTTTGGTTTGAAGAAGTACATGAATTGATTTTCTTTCACACATGCATCACAAACTTTGTGATCCTTGAACTTTGATTTTGGCAACCCACGAACTAGGTCCTTCTTGACTAGTTTGTTCAACAAGGAGAAGCTTGCATGTCCCAATCTTCTGTGCCACagttcaacatcatcatcaacaacactcaTACATGTAAGATCTCCACTGTTTAGAGACTCAAAGTCAACAACATAGATGTATTTGAATCTTTTCGCCACTAGAACCACTACACCAGTCACAAGATTGGTGACTGTGCAATACTTTGATAAGAACTCTACTTTATTTCCTTTATCGCAGATTTGAGATACACTCAGCATGCTGTATTTCAGGCCATTTAGCTAATACACATTCTCAATTGAGTGAATGAGTGTCTTCCCAATTTTTTCAACTCCCATAATGTATCCCCCTTTTCCATTTTCAAAGGACACACTCCCACTttgcagggctttgagtgaaagaaAATCATCAGTAATTCTAGTCATATGTTTAGAGAAGTCGCTATTCATATACCATCTTTGGCTATTTCCTTTCACTGCTCCCTGCACAAGGAAATCAgagattagacttaggaacccaaacaagtttgggccCTTGTAGTAAGGAAAAAGGTGAATTAAATTTCTTCTTGTCCAAGCAGGCATCACACATTTTATATTGTAGGGACCAAGTTCCCTAAAAGTAGATACTTTTTCaataaaaactttatttttctattGGGACTGAAATCTAGCTTTACAGGAATCTTTGAAATGAACAGTGTTACCACAATGAGTGCAAAGCCAGTTAGTTATCAGGGACAGTGACATACTTGCTATGTGGGTTGTAAGGAGCCTTTTCCTTTTGGAACCCAATTCCCTGCATGTTCCCCCATTACTTTTATACATAAAAATGATTGTATCAGAAGACCAGGTCCACTTTAGAGATTTATCTAGGTTATTTTTAACCCTACTTAGATCTTCCTAAAGTTGTCTATTTCTTTCAAGTTCAGCACACAGACTCAATTTTACcattttgagtttattttcaaGTTTAAGGTGTGCCTCACTCGCCACTTCCTTACCTTTTGAAGGGTTCATGCGGTTTTCTATTGAAGCTTTCAcagaaatatttttcctttttaattcctCTATTGTTTCCTTTAGATCCACAACTACTACCAACAAGTCATCTCTCTCAAGCTCTACCTTTTTAATTTTCTCAGTTAGAACATCCTTTTCATTCTTTAAATCCTCAATGGTTTCTTTTAAATCAACAACTATGACTAGTaaatcatctctctcatgctctacCTCCCTTAATTCCATAGTTAAAATATTTTTAGCATTGATAAGGTATGGTTAGCATCAATCAGGACATTTGCTAAAGATACAAGTGTCTTTTGAGAGTAagacttcaaatttctttgaacgtcttgaaagtttacctcatcgtcatcatcatcttcatcctcATCAGATTTTTCTATCAGGGAAAAGATggagtcatattcagctgcttcgCTTTTAACGGCCATCATGGAGATGTCACATTGTTCATCATCTCCCTCAGATTCACTAGAGGAATCTCCCCATACAGCAAGAGCTTGTTGTCAGCGACATCTCTTATCTTGAACTTCGTGTCAGGAACCTAGTTCCTCTTGGTTGTCTTGTCTGTATGCTTGTATTGGTCTTGCTTGTGGAGAGGACGATCTTTGATGAAATGTCCTGGCTTCCCTCATTTGTGACAACAATCATAGCCTTTTGGTCTGCTAGAGCTGCCTTTTTTCGGAATACCTCCATTTCtgcgaaccattttctgaaaCCTCCTTGTCAAATAGGCCATGTCAGTATTATCACCACTTGAGTAACTGGTGTCTGCTTTgagaaccaggttcttctcccttttgggtTCTTTTCTTTCAtggtccttcttcttcttcttcttcttcttcttcttcttctcgtAGGTCTTCAGATTTCCAATGAGTTCGTCTATCATCAGCTTTTGCAGAACTTTTGCCTCCGTAATAGCATTGACTTTACTCTCCCAAGAATCAGATAAcatactgagtattttcctgaCCACTTTGTTCCTTGGAATGATCTCTCCTAGAGAATGGAGCTCATTGATGATGGAAGTAAAGCGAGTATacatgtcctgaatggactcatcaACCTTCATCTtgaagagttcatactcagtTGTGAGCATATCGATCTTTgactgcttgacttgagttgttCCTTCATGTGCGGTTTGGAGAGCCTCCCAGATCTCCTTGGCAGATTGACAAGCTGAGATTTTGTTGTACTCGTCTAGTCCAATACCACAGACGAGGATCTTCTTTACTCGGAATTTTTGCTCTATAGCTTTGCGGTCGGCATCATTGTACTCCttctgtcatgccccgaccttggggagcacgACCAGCACCCAACCAAGATACCCTGGTCAAGCAAGCATTTTCAAGGCTTCTTCCCAACTCACCCATggataaagagaagatacatttatatcattaattaaacagtAAGTGATTCCATGAACAATGCCAATTCTATTACCATTAGTCGATTCATTttatagtctcaaaatacatacacaatcatagttaaagtgcacAAGTGATTCAACTACAACAAGGTTAGTTTTACTtttccaacacccatatacaacccacactgtgTCTACGGATATAAAATACTATGATTACATCGACAACAAAGCCTCGACTATAGATCAAAATATAATACACGTGGgacaaaagatacacgaccccgaatgaagtggggctcaccaaatctgcagagaagagggtgtactgctatcaataATCAGTGCCACCTGCTgcggaaccacctgtatccattaaagatgcagcgccctcgacaaaaaggatgttagtacatatagaatagtactagtatgaatgactaaacaccctcttaatAGAGCGAATGATAACATAAGTAaggacaatcataaaatcaatgggagcctcaatcaataccaaaacatcaaattaggagcaagacaagttttcaagtaaatttccacaTTTTAAGTCTAggagatcttagcaccgatataccaccgtgatcttgagcacggagtccgatcacggcccgatcggctagaccgtctcacccaaagacatcaaccacaatcacaatcattaTCTCAGTCTCAATCATTGTTTTAATCgtaatctcaagcacaatcaccaccatgtgtgtagCATGGCgtacgatcacgacccgaccggctaggccgtctcaccacaataccgtgtggatcgacatcaccatTTTTTaacaatcatctcatcccaataaaggagAATAttttcatcacatcaatctcatccccaTAAAGGGTTACAATCACACTTcgctcctacaccggcacgtgtaagTTCGGGGTTAGGTTTTTTCAActtacccttcctcggtgactaacgacaCTCCCGGGGTGTTTATTTGTTTAAAGGATTGACGactcatttcattatcttttatatgtcattcatttcattggcaccaatggccaCAACACAATGTCACTCTTGGTACGTTGGCCGTATTTTATACTTCATATtcatctctttcactttcaaacattatcacggatcatcaacaacagaggatttctattcaagactttaagtccacatattgagcaaataagaatgttaaacacattcagatttcttacacaatttggcataatagcctccATTTGAATCACGGCTTAAAGATATAACATTTGGACATGGAACCCAGAGTTCGagcatattttcaaatagaatataacataacaagaacattggaatacatattgaacatatatctatCAACaaaaggcttattcggaataatcaattcataatgaacaactcgggacttataaggatattgtggggttcaattctaagagataagtttagccaacatacctcaccttGAGCtatttaaattactacaatattccggaattcttagcctcttcgatctatttagaaatatagcataattgaacacaaattaagagagagtttatggttccagctcatttgagcattttatcaaacactaggtgggtattatgatttcaaggtcctcctatggtggatttctccatcccactacccaaagtctacccaatttagctcaacattcttcccccaacccttgatagtacatgcatgcataatggacAACTCCCGCACCTaagaattgcttttctcattacctattttcagtaaaTCATGAAATTGAGGGATAgagagtagaatcttacctttaggatgaagacctagtgaactTTCTTGTGAATACTTCAACTTGGAGCAAGAGTTAATGATCAATAAACTTAGGAACTTTCCCTCTCACTCTATGGTAATCCCtatctctagaaatatcagatttttgcttcaaaagtGACTCTTTGcttcaatatatcgaaatagggtcgggtcaaaaattagaaaaaatgagccccgatgcagatccgcggtcgcatatgcgaccgcataacgctttTGCGGTCTGCAAAATAGAcagcataatggccctccggaattgggcactcctgcctcactctgcgaccggtcTACGGTCCGTAGAcctattctgtggtcgcataatgcaccgcagaactgccCTTAGGAATTGTTTGTGAGGggttatgcggtccacaaaatgattatgcgaccgcataatggtccaaaaattttgccCAAATTTCTGCTTCAGTCTGCGACAGATCTGCGTtccgcagatcagttctgtgaccgcagaaatgccctgtacttccaaattatttttcttcaactccccaacgcatcgttcaactcaaaaagtccgaaccgtggacaatcatcaacatataagtccacttcggcaccacgaaaccccgaattttaggTAAAGTTTTACGGTGCCTTAcactctcccccacttaagatcattcgtcctcgaatgagggccaaaatccgccattagaaaccaatgtgactcagctgctaTATCATACACTAACAGTTCTAAGCTTTTGACCGACTCCCCTAATTTGCAAAATTTTCGCCAGAGTTTTCACTGCCGCACTGTTGCGTGCGCAATGTAACAGTGTAGCAACTTTAACAGTTGTAAGGAGTTGACTTGTACTGTGACCGGACGAACTGATAGCCATTTGTTCCCTCTGCAGTTCCTTTGACCGATAACATTGAAACTTGTGCTAGACATGTGACTTGTTATTTCGATCACTTTGAGACTTTGTATTAAATTTCCTATATGATTCTCATATAAGTTTATTAAATCATTAAAACACAAAGACAGATAGCTTATCAAACGGGACGATGACTTTTGTCTTTTTGGCTCCTTGTACTGCCTCCTTTTCCAGTGGCAGTGCAGATTTTCAGTAGCCTTCAGCTCAAACATTAGATCACTACGGGGTTTTTAGTGTCTATCTTTTGATTTGCATGGTCCACTCTTTGTGCTTTTTCTTCCTATCTTTTCAAATTCTTAGTTGGATGGATGGTGATTTGAAGagatgaaaaaggaaagaaatcaatAGCACAGTGAGCAGACTTCAATTTACGAGGAAAACAACTGGATTGTAGCTGGCACTTCTCCAACTTGTCTCCCTTTTCAGATTTTAGAGTACATTTTCAAGTAAATTAACATCTTTTTAGAAACTAGACCACAATGTTGCGCTATAGTGAGAAAAAAAATCACAGCTTTGGTGCACAAAACGTCCCGTATTCATACAAGATCCGAGAAAGGATCGTACCCCCAAAGGATATGATATAGATAGTCTACCCCGACGTAAGTATTAGTAACTGCTTTCACGACTATACTGAAACAATAATGAAATAGCTTTGCACATTGGGAGCATCACATTATTTCCTAGAGCGTGTTTGGTTTACCTCATTATCAAAATTAATCTCAACATAAATTCTACTTAAATAATagaatttttaattatttatacaAGAAAAAAATAATCTGTGATAACCAACGTTTGATTGCGTTTAGTAAACGCTGTATTGCTAATACAGTCACAAGTTATGCAGAAATATCATATTATGTTAGGTGAAATAGAATGTACAAAATAGAATAATCTTTAAAGTAAATAATTCCTACATGGTTACGCATATCAGTTCCTCTTATATTAGTCATCGCATAAATAACTACTCGTCAACCAAATAGAACTAAGCGTCTCCTGCTAAAATATGTTACAGACTTTCATATTCCCTTCTGTTCAAATTAAAAATAAACAGCAAATATTCCCAAATGCAGCCCACCAAAAAATGTAGTGATGGACACTTAGTAAAGTTTCTAATACACCAGCTGTACATTGAATCTTTGCTAGGCATGGCATATCATCAACAATTTGTTGTCTATTGTCTTTTAAATTCTGCCTCAATCCTGTTCTCAGGACCATACTTCAAGTTTCGAGCCTACTGAAACTTCCAAAATTGGCCAAACACAGAAGCAATAGTATAGTTACAAATTAAAGGCAGAATACTATTCTCCACTTTATTCTTAAGAACCGGAAGAGACAAGGTTTATCGTAGGCTTACATTCAAATGTTTAAAACAGTTTAATTATGAAAAGACTTCTTAACGTAAATCACGTTTTGTAAATAAAATGAATAAGAGGAATCATATATTAATCGActccaataaatttctaattttctaTTCAATAATTCGAAGTTCGAATTCTCATGGTCACACTCCTACTCTTTTAACACCAAAAGTTTGTCGGAAAGCTTAGCTTTGAACTCACATAATTAGAGTAGCATTTCCTACATGTAAAGTTGTATGTGCTAATTAAGAGACAATTAATGCTATATGTTTAGCACTCTGGTAAGTTTTTTGATCAAGTTAATAGATACAACACTCCTTATAACAAATTTCTATAAGTATAGAGTATAAGTAGATTTAATTAATACCATCACCATGACTTCATGATATAATCAATTGTAATAAGTAATAAATTAGTACTTACTATAAACCCTATAAATGAACAACTTTTGGTGGGAGCTTGCTACCGCTCCCTGTGGGTCTAGCCAATCGAGTTAATCGAGCTAGTAAATTTTGAATATGGTGGGTTCAGAGGCGGAGTCAGAATTTTAAGCTTATGAGTTTGAAATTTTAATCGTTTActaagttctaaattaataatttttataccttcaataaatttttaaagataaatataGAGCTCGAACCAAAACTATTGGATTCGTCCGAACCCGCTACCAGCAATCTAACTCCGCTCATGAGTGGGTCAAAATATAGTAAAGtgaataacaataaaagaagaaaaaaaaaagtagggAAGACGAGGATTGACTGTTCCACTTTGAGGATCCATGTTGGGTGCATGAATAAGCTGTTATATTTCAAAGTAAAACTTGGGGCAATTACATCACGAGATTCCTATAAAATGCAGGCACTGATTTTCTTACACCCAAAAAAGAAGTCCCAAATTAAAGTAGTCACATACCAAACTACAAAGAAACTTAGGCAAAGACCAAGGAAACATTCTGTCTCATTCAAAAAACTCAACAAAAATGACTTCAAGATTGCTTCTACTTTTCCCCTTCT is a window from the Nicotiana tomentosiformis chromosome 10, ASM39032v3, whole genome shotgun sequence genome containing:
- the LOC138900139 gene encoding uncharacterized mitochondrial protein AtMg00300-like encodes the protein MLSVSQICDKGNKVEFLSKYCTVTNLVTGVVVLVAKRFKYIYVVDFESLNSGDLTCMSVVDDDVELWHRRLGHASFSLLNKLVKKDLVRGLPKSKFKDHKVCDACVKENQFMYFFKPKKEVSTSRPLDLLHMDLCGL